Proteins co-encoded in one Acidimicrobiales bacterium genomic window:
- a CDS encoding ABC transporter ATP-binding protein, translating into MTTLLRTPRLRRADPVGVDEVPAESGAGVPRPTPGSCLADINDLHVSFERGGDTVRAVRGVTLHVAAGEILGLVGESGSGKTVLGLSLLGLLPDRPSPAVSGSAVVCGTDMVAASPEDRRRSRRLHLGAVFQDPMTSLNPTMRVGRQVAEAAGSAAAAVSLLDSVGVPDARRRYDAYPHELSGGLRQRVMIAMAVAGPPSLVIADEPTTALDVTVQAQILELLRHLCEELGTSFLLVTHDLGVAAQVSDRIAVLYAGRLVEVGAAADVFTSPEHPYTAGLLRSRLRLDDNRRGPIATLPGEPPDPRAHPPGCAFGPRCGCHDDACDVAVPELVTIDLTRRGGASQASGPRSRQVACVHVGGSSTVPAPGVSPGPWVEPGHRLPGGRPLGVLVHDVHKSFAVKRARPADGGEPARGVRRRTKLQALRGLDVELMAGEAVALVGESGCGKSTLLRAIAGLLPVEAGSIEFGHGARPQMVFQDAGASLTPWLTVGELVGERLREERISRADRADRVERALVQVGLSGEVAKAKPAQLSGGQRQRVALARAIVVPPEVLLCDEPTSALDVSLAATVLNLIGSLRRELGMAVLFVTHDLAAARMVADRIAVMYLGRIVELGASEDVCARPGHPYTQGLLAAVPELGRSGARVEGEPASPLDPPSGCVFHPRCPMRIDACADRDQALVRLAGDAERAVACFRRSDEEPGEGADGPDEEGATVGARTSEADQQGGAHGSR; encoded by the coding sequence GTGACGACGCTGCTGCGCACGCCGCGTCTGCGGAGGGCGGACCCCGTGGGCGTGGACGAGGTCCCGGCGGAGTCGGGCGCGGGTGTGCCGCGCCCGACCCCCGGGTCGTGTCTGGCCGATATCAACGACCTGCATGTGTCGTTCGAGCGCGGCGGGGATACCGTACGAGCCGTCCGGGGAGTGACGCTGCACGTGGCGGCGGGCGAGATCCTCGGGCTGGTGGGGGAGTCGGGCTCGGGGAAGACCGTGCTCGGGTTGTCGCTGCTCGGGCTGCTCCCCGATCGCCCGAGTCCTGCCGTGTCGGGATCGGCGGTGGTCTGCGGGACTGACATGGTGGCGGCCTCGCCCGAGGACCGCCGGCGGTCACGACGGCTCCACCTCGGCGCGGTGTTCCAGGATCCGATGACGTCGCTCAACCCGACCATGCGGGTGGGCCGTCAGGTGGCCGAGGCAGCGGGCTCGGCGGCCGCAGCCGTGTCGCTGCTCGACTCGGTGGGGGTGCCCGACGCCCGCCGCCGCTACGACGCCTACCCCCACGAGCTGTCGGGCGGCCTACGGCAGCGGGTCATGATTGCCATGGCCGTCGCCGGGCCCCCCTCGCTGGTGATCGCTGACGAGCCCACGACGGCGCTCGATGTAACGGTCCAGGCGCAGATCCTCGAGCTTCTGCGCCACCTGTGTGAGGAGCTCGGTACGAGCTTCCTGCTCGTTACCCACGACCTCGGCGTCGCCGCCCAGGTGAGCGACCGCATCGCCGTGCTCTATGCGGGCCGTCTCGTCGAGGTGGGCGCGGCGGCCGACGTCTTCACGTCGCCCGAGCATCCGTACACGGCGGGGCTCCTACGGTCACGTCTTCGGCTGGACGACAACCGTCGCGGCCCGATCGCGACGCTCCCCGGCGAGCCACCCGATCCGCGGGCCCATCCGCCCGGGTGTGCCTTCGGCCCGCGCTGCGGGTGCCACGACGATGCCTGCGACGTCGCTGTGCCCGAGCTCGTGACGATCGACCTCACCCGGCGGGGTGGAGCGTCGCAAGCGTCGGGCCCCCGATCTCGGCAGGTGGCGTGCGTCCACGTCGGCGGATCGTCCACGGTGCCAGCACCGGGGGTCTCGCCAGGTCCTTGGGTCGAGCCCGGGCACCGGCTGCCCGGGGGACGGCCGCTCGGGGTGCTCGTGCACGACGTGCACAAGTCCTTCGCAGTGAAACGAGCGCGTCCGGCCGACGGAGGCGAGCCTGCACGGGGCGTGCGACGCAGGACGAAGCTGCAGGCGTTACGCGGCCTTGATGTCGAGCTCATGGCGGGCGAGGCGGTGGCCCTCGTCGGCGAGAGCGGCTGCGGCAAATCGACACTGCTGCGCGCCATCGCAGGGCTCTTGCCCGTCGAGGCCGGCTCGATCGAGTTCGGGCACGGGGCGCGTCCGCAGATGGTGTTCCAGGACGCGGGTGCCTCGCTGACGCCCTGGCTCACAGTTGGCGAGCTCGTGGGCGAGCGACTGCGCGAAGAGCGCATCAGTCGCGCCGATCGCGCCGATCGGGTGGAAAGGGCCCTCGTCCAGGTCGGCTTGTCGGGCGAAGTGGCGAAGGCGAAGCCGGCCCAGCTCTCGGGCGGGCAGCGGCAGCGGGTTGCACTGGCGCGGGCCATCGTGGTCCCTCCCGAGGTGCTGCTGTGCGATGAGCCGACGAGCGCCCTCGACGTGTCGCTGGCGGCCACCGTGTTGAACCTCATCGGCAGCCTCCGGCGCGAGCTCGGGATGGCCGTGTTGTTCGTGACCCACGACCTCGCCGCGGCCCGCATGGTGGCGGACCGAATCGCGGTGATGTACCTCGGAAGGATCGTGGAGCTCGGTGCCTCCGAGGACGTCTGCGCCCGACCCGGTCACCCGTACACCCAGGGACTGCTGGCTGCCGTCCCCGAGCTTGGGCGCAGCGGAGCCAGGGTGGAAGGGGAGCCGGCGAGTCCCCTCGATCCGCCGTCGGGGTGCGTCTTCCACCCTCGATGCCCGATGAGGATCGATGCGTGCGCGGACCGGGACCAGGCGCTGGTGAGGCTTGCGGGCGACGCTGAGCGGGCGGTGGCCTGCTTCCGCCGGTCGGACGAAGAGCCCGGCGAGGGAGCCGATGGACCGGACGAGGAAGGGGCAACCGTCGGCGCCCGGACTTCGGAAGCCGACCAGCAAGGAGGGGCACATGGCAGTCGCTGA
- a CDS encoding ABC transporter permease, with protein sequence MAVAEAYVGTLPGRGLAGLRSLRAASGRMSIGDRVGLVVFGLLIVAALAAPVLAPHDPSQPAGISFASPFHASSWFGTDEVGQDIFSRVLYGLRASLLAAGAVIASGVIIGGTVGLIAGAVGGWVDDLLMRFTDLFLALPGPILAIAVVAALGPGFAHTLIGVAIVWWPFYARIVRGEIRALAARPHLEAARLAGVGPVRRAWRHLLPGAVPAVLVTASLDVGNLVITLAALSFLGLGAPAPAPELGSMAARGMQYLQQEWWVPVMPAIAVFVVALVANLAGDGIRDLMGDR encoded by the coding sequence ATGGCAGTCGCTGAGGCCTACGTCGGCACGCTGCCAGGCCGGGGGTTGGCGGGCCTGCGCTCGCTGCGTGCTGCGAGCGGTCGGATGTCGATCGGTGACCGCGTCGGGCTGGTGGTGTTCGGCCTCCTGATCGTGGCAGCGCTGGCCGCGCCGGTCCTCGCCCCGCACGATCCGTCGCAACCGGCGGGGATCTCGTTCGCTTCCCCGTTTCACGCCAGCTCGTGGTTCGGCACCGACGAGGTGGGCCAGGACATCTTCAGCAGGGTGCTCTACGGCCTGCGGGCCAGTCTGCTCGCCGCCGGGGCAGTCATCGCCTCGGGAGTGATCATCGGCGGGACAGTGGGGCTTATCGCCGGCGCCGTCGGGGGCTGGGTGGACGACCTCCTCATGCGCTTCACCGATTTGTTTCTAGCGCTGCCGGGACCGATCCTGGCCATCGCGGTGGTCGCCGCGCTCGGCCCCGGTTTCGCTCATACGCTCATCGGCGTTGCCATCGTATGGTGGCCGTTCTACGCCCGCATCGTGCGGGGCGAGATCCGCGCCCTGGCGGCGCGTCCTCACCTCGAGGCCGCCCGCCTGGCGGGGGTTGGACCCGTACGTCGGGCATGGCGCCACCTGCTCCCCGGCGCCGTGCCGGCCGTGCTCGTGACGGCGAGCCTTGATGTCGGCAACCTCGTCATCACACTTGCGGCCTTGTCGTTCCTCGGCCTCGGGGCACCTGCTCCGGCGCCTGAGCTCGGGTCGATGGCGGCACGGGGCATGCAGTATCTGCAGCAGGAGTGGTGGGTGCCGGTGATGCCCGCCATCGCCGTGTTCGTCGTGGCTCTCGTCGCCAATCTGGCAGGAGATGGCATCCGAGACCTCATGGGGGACCGATGA
- a CDS encoding ABC transporter permease, translating into MTRLLAKRLAAMVVILLILSAVVFALQKVSHTDPVHAYLGANASKAAIAHESHVLGYDKPLVTQYLHYVGGLLHGDLQTSLRTRRPVATDIGAYIGATVELTVAGLALAVLLGALLGLASAGRWRGAGSLRAVMLSGASAPSFLLALLGILLLYGKLHWLPATGDTSYTNAPSGPTGVVVVDTLLHGQLAMWWDAVRHLILPAVCVALAAAVSIGRVLRTSLVTNLRSDYVRTAQAKGLSGRTVLFRHALRNSAGAALAMTGLQAGLMFAGIVVIETVFAWPGIGLYTDQSIPAADFPAIAGVTVVLGVGYVFINTVVDLLQAAADPRVALA; encoded by the coding sequence ATGACCAGGCTCTTGGCCAAGCGGCTGGCGGCGATGGTCGTGATCCTTCTCATCTTGTCGGCCGTCGTGTTCGCTTTGCAGAAGGTGAGCCACACCGACCCCGTTCACGCCTACCTCGGCGCCAACGCGTCGAAGGCGGCCATCGCCCACGAGAGCCACGTCCTTGGCTACGACAAGCCGCTCGTGACCCAGTACCTGCACTACGTCGGGGGCCTGCTCCACGGTGACCTCCAGACGTCGCTTCGGACTCGCCGACCGGTGGCCACCGACATCGGTGCCTACATCGGCGCCACTGTCGAGCTCACGGTGGCGGGCCTGGCACTCGCCGTCCTCCTGGGCGCCCTGCTGGGCTTGGCGTCGGCCGGCAGGTGGCGGGGGGCGGGGTCACTCCGTGCCGTGATGCTGTCGGGGGCGTCGGCACCGTCGTTCCTCTTGGCGTTGCTCGGTATCCTGCTGCTCTACGGCAAGCTGCACTGGCTGCCGGCTACGGGCGACACCAGCTACACCAATGCGCCGAGCGGTCCCACGGGTGTGGTTGTCGTGGATACGCTGCTCCACGGGCAGTTGGCCATGTGGTGGGACGCCGTTCGCCATCTCATTCTGCCGGCGGTGTGCGTTGCCCTTGCGGCCGCGGTATCGATCGGCCGGGTCCTGCGCACGTCGCTCGTGACCAACCTGCGGTCGGATTACGTCCGCACTGCGCAGGCCAAGGGACTGTCGGGAAGGACCGTTCTCTTCCGACATGCGCTTCGCAACTCTGCCGGCGCGGCGCTGGCCATGACCGGCCTCCAGGCGGGGCTCATGTTCGCCGGTATCGTCGTCATCGAGACCGTCTTCGCCTGGCCGGGCATCGGGCTCTACACCGACCAGAGCATCCCGGCGGCCGACTTCCCGGCCATCGCCGGCGTGACGGTCGTGCTGGGTGTCGGCTACGTCTTCATCAACACCGTGGTGGACCTCCTCCAGGCCGCCGCTGATCCTCGCGTGGCGCTGGCGTGA
- a CDS encoding agmatinase family protein, whose amino-acid sequence MSTDSHPVGNIPERQPGPIRINRYAFELAWTGIQTFLKLPLCLTPEDLSAGGVDVAIGGVPWDGTATTRSGTHLGPQAIRSCDHIPSPPYQRPHLHVRVDPLQHLTVCDYGDAEVIIASPDRTFANVRSFVGEIVGAGAIPIILGGDHGITWPAATAVADAYGHGSIGVVHFDAHADTAPESQGVLAGHGTPMRRLIESGAVLGRNFVQVGLRGYWPGPEVVAWMEEQEMKTHFMAEVQRHGFDTVLERAVDEALSGTARHLYISVDVDAVDPAHAPGTGSPEPGGLTSAQVLRAVRRLAAEVGMVAMDVVEVSPPYDVGNNITSLFAHRCVLEGLTGTAMRRIGLTGRDYLDERAAEGPPAATTGSPASVPTRSGPASTPLSGGQSPKEAAPDE is encoded by the coding sequence GTGAGCACGGACTCGCACCCCGTGGGGAACATCCCGGAGCGCCAGCCGGGCCCGATCCGGATCAACCGCTACGCGTTCGAGCTGGCGTGGACGGGTATCCAGACGTTCCTCAAGCTGCCGCTCTGCCTCACCCCCGAGGACCTGAGTGCAGGTGGCGTCGACGTCGCCATCGGTGGCGTCCCCTGGGACGGCACGGCCACGACCCGCTCCGGCACCCACCTCGGCCCTCAGGCGATCCGGTCGTGCGACCACATTCCGTCACCGCCCTACCAGCGGCCCCACCTCCACGTCCGGGTCGATCCGCTCCAGCACCTGACCGTGTGTGACTACGGCGACGCCGAGGTGATCATCGCCAGCCCTGATCGGACGTTCGCCAACGTCCGGTCCTTCGTCGGCGAGATCGTCGGAGCGGGAGCCATTCCCATCATCCTGGGCGGCGACCATGGCATCACCTGGCCGGCGGCCACCGCCGTGGCGGATGCGTACGGGCACGGGTCGATCGGTGTGGTCCACTTCGACGCCCACGCTGACACGGCGCCGGAGTCCCAGGGAGTGCTGGCCGGTCATGGCACGCCGATGCGCCGCCTCATCGAGAGCGGCGCCGTGTTGGGACGCAACTTCGTCCAGGTCGGGCTGCGCGGCTATTGGCCCGGGCCGGAGGTCGTGGCCTGGATGGAGGAGCAGGAGATGAAGACCCACTTCATGGCCGAGGTCCAGCGCCATGGCTTTGACACGGTGCTGGAACGGGCGGTGGACGAGGCACTGTCGGGCACGGCTCGCCATCTCTACATCTCGGTCGACGTGGATGCCGTCGACCCGGCCCACGCGCCGGGTACCGGATCGCCCGAGCCCGGCGGACTCACCAGCGCACAGGTCCTGCGAGCCGTGCGCCGTCTGGCGGCCGAGGTGGGGATGGTGGCCATGGACGTGGTCGAGGTCAGTCCCCCGTACGACGTCGGCAACAACATCACCTCGCTGTTCGCCCACCGCTGTGTCCTCGAGGGGCTGACGGGGACGGCGATGCGCCGCATCGGGCTCACCGGGCGCGACTACCTCGACGAGCGCGCCGCCGAGGGCCCGCCGGCCGCTACCACGGGCTCTCCGGCGTCAGTGCCGACGAGGTCCGGACCTGCGTCGACACCCCTGAGCGGTGGTCAATCACCCAAGGAGGCAGCGCCCGATGAGTGA
- a CDS encoding agmatinase family protein, with protein MSDWRVHDRHGPEAKRALEAEALIPTTAWEEEVARGLELGLPGADSIVDKAIPTFSRGELPHFAGINTFLKAPFCEDVRRCGEYDVAVLGAPHDSGTTYRPGTRFGPEAMRRISGLYGPYSFELGVDLRESITIGDVGDIFTIPGNIEKSFDQISRAVSHVFESGALPVVLGGDHSIGYPTVRGVAPHLQGNLGIIHFDRHVDTQETDLDERMHTTPWFHATDIANVPPRNLVQLGIGGWQAPRPGVKVARQRETTIMTVNDCVNMGIEAAAERALEVAWDGAEAVWLSFDVDCVDAAFVPGTGWPEPGGFLPREMLQLVRAVAAGGLAGIEIVECSPPYDSADITSLLGVRVVCDVLGTLVLEGHLPRKRR; from the coding sequence ATGAGTGACTGGCGGGTGCACGACCGCCACGGCCCCGAAGCCAAGCGCGCCCTCGAGGCGGAGGCCCTCATCCCCACGACCGCGTGGGAGGAGGAGGTGGCGAGGGGCCTCGAGCTCGGCCTGCCGGGGGCCGACTCGATCGTGGACAAGGCCATCCCGACCTTCAGCCGGGGCGAGCTGCCGCACTTCGCCGGCATCAACACCTTCTTGAAGGCGCCGTTCTGCGAGGACGTCCGCCGCTGCGGGGAGTACGACGTGGCGGTCCTCGGTGCCCCCCACGACTCTGGCACCACCTATCGGCCCGGCACACGGTTCGGGCCCGAGGCGATGCGACGGATCTCCGGCCTGTACGGGCCCTACAGCTTCGAGCTGGGCGTGGATCTCCGCGAGTCGATCACCATCGGCGACGTCGGGGACATCTTCACGATCCCCGGCAATATCGAGAAGAGCTTCGACCAGATCTCCCGGGCCGTCTCGCATGTCTTCGAGTCGGGCGCCTTGCCCGTCGTGCTCGGTGGGGACCACTCGATCGGGTACCCGACAGTGCGGGGCGTCGCCCCGCATCTCCAGGGCAACCTGGGCATCATCCACTTCGACCGCCACGTCGACACCCAGGAGACCGACCTCGACGAGCGGATGCACACGACGCCCTGGTTCCATGCGACGGATATCGCCAATGTTCCGCCCCGCAATCTGGTCCAGCTTGGCATCGGAGGCTGGCAGGCGCCGCGACCGGGTGTGAAGGTGGCCCGGCAGCGAGAGACCACGATCATGACCGTCAACGACTGCGTGAACATGGGCATAGAGGCGGCGGCCGAGCGTGCGCTCGAGGTCGCGTGGGACGGGGCAGAGGCCGTCTGGCTCTCCTTTGACGTCGACTGCGTCGACGCCGCCTTCGTGCCGGGCACCGGCTGGCCTGAACCCGGCGGTTTCCTTCCTCGGGAGATGCTCCAGCTCGTCCGGGCTGTCGCCGCAGGTGGTCTCGCCGGCATCGAGATCGTCGAGTGCTCGCCTCCGTACGACTCAGCCGACATCACCTCGCTGCTCGGCGTGCGCGTGGTGTGCGACGTGCTTGGGACTCTCGTGCTGGAGGGCCACCTGCCCCGGAAGCGACGATGA
- a CDS encoding aromatic ring-hydroxylating dioxygenase subunit alpha, with protein MMASQLVTEPTDAAPYRGLDERDWYRSEAALELERRQLFSRSWALVGIADEIEAPGSYLTVSLGEIPLVVVRGADGLLRAFHNVCRHRGVVLLTGSGCLGRFVTCPYHQWSYGLDGTLKRVPQLDEQFPGLDTARWGLRPAAAAEWHGMVFANPDPDAAALDNALGELGRRLDGYLSGPLVEVGRAEYVAACNWKFLVENHVDVYHLWYLHNRSLAMYEHGEFSWDMLGDSWWSREPLKDRSAARSRLGWLERPEREGIGAHLLFPNLMIVTTGDFFATYDAVPLAPDRTRLTLRIRSAPGADGDSLIDDVRSFMAEDIEICERLQDATGSPFFEVGPTAATHEEPIRRFHASLGRALRA; from the coding sequence ATGATGGCGAGCCAACTGGTGACCGAGCCGACCGACGCCGCGCCGTACCGGGGGCTGGACGAGCGGGACTGGTATCGCTCGGAGGCGGCCCTGGAGCTGGAGCGGCGGCAGCTGTTCTCCCGTTCCTGGGCTCTGGTGGGGATCGCCGATGAGATCGAGGCACCCGGAAGCTACCTGACGGTGAGCCTGGGGGAGATTCCGCTCGTCGTGGTCCGGGGCGCTGACGGCCTGCTGCGCGCATTCCACAACGTGTGCCGTCACCGCGGTGTCGTCCTCCTGACGGGTTCGGGGTGCCTGGGACGCTTCGTGACCTGCCCCTATCACCAGTGGAGCTATGGCCTCGACGGCACCCTCAAACGGGTTCCCCAACTCGACGAGCAGTTCCCCGGCCTCGACACGGCGAGGTGGGGTCTACGACCTGCGGCGGCGGCCGAGTGGCACGGCATGGTCTTCGCGAACCCGGACCCGGACGCGGCCGCCCTCGACAACGCGCTCGGCGAGCTCGGACGTCGGCTCGACGGCTACCTGTCCGGTCCACTCGTCGAGGTCGGTCGCGCCGAGTACGTCGCCGCGTGCAACTGGAAGTTCCTGGTGGAGAACCACGTCGACGTCTACCACCTCTGGTACCTCCACAACCGGTCGCTAGCCATGTACGAGCACGGCGAGTTCTCGTGGGACATGCTGGGCGACAGCTGGTGGAGCCGCGAGCCGCTGAAGGACCGATCGGCGGCTCGGTCCAGGCTTGGGTGGCTCGAACGGCCTGAGCGCGAGGGGATTGGCGCCCACCTCCTGTTCCCGAACTTGATGATCGTGACGACGGGGGACTTCTTCGCCACCTACGATGCCGTGCCCCTCGCCCCGGACCGGACCCGGCTGACGCTGCGCATCCGATCGGCGCCGGGTGCCGATGGCGATTCCCTCATCGACGACGTGCGCTCGTTCATGGCGGAGGACATCGAGATCTGCGAGCGGCTCCAGGACGCGACCGGGTCGCCGTTCTTCGAGGTGGGCCCCACGGCGGCGACGCACGAAGAGCCCATCCGCCGGTTCCACGCATCTCTGGGGCGGGCGCTGCGTGCCTGA
- a CDS encoding N-acyl homoserine lactonase family protein, translating to MKRVVLLTLGWEELPKSWSVFGAPPDERLREPVPGVLVEVDGGWVLLDTGFNPALVRDEQLRRRFHDRFHRIVPVLPAGGDPLLDALDEAGVQVDEIGAVAVSHLHNDHAGGLRHFAGRNAIHLQRDELSFGLTPEAERHGIFRVDFDDPAIDWQLADGDAEVAPGITAVKTAGHTPGHQSFIVRYDQSLGGGGFVFAFDAADLTENIDQELAIGGVIGCDPAETVANIRRLKAIAVSESLQLVPGHDPDVWPRLTEDLSVAGGGPRGS from the coding sequence GTGAAGCGGGTCGTGCTCCTCACCCTCGGGTGGGAGGAGCTGCCCAAGTCGTGGTCGGTGTTCGGGGCGCCGCCCGACGAGCGACTGCGCGAGCCAGTCCCCGGTGTCCTCGTGGAGGTGGACGGGGGCTGGGTCCTGCTCGACACCGGGTTCAATCCCGCCCTCGTCCGCGACGAGCAGCTCCGCCGGAGGTTCCACGACCGGTTCCACCGCATCGTCCCGGTGCTCCCAGCCGGTGGCGACCCACTCCTCGACGCCCTCGATGAGGCCGGCGTGCAGGTAGACGAGATCGGCGCCGTAGCCGTGAGCCATCTGCACAACGACCACGCCGGCGGCCTCCGCCACTTCGCCGGGCGTAACGCTATCCACCTCCAACGCGACGAGCTTTCCTTCGGTCTGACGCCAGAGGCGGAGAGGCACGGCATCTTCCGCGTCGACTTCGACGACCCGGCGATCGACTGGCAGCTGGCCGACGGTGACGCAGAGGTGGCGCCGGGCATCACCGCGGTCAAGACGGCGGGGCACACGCCGGGCCACCAGAGCTTCATCGTCCGCTACGATCAGTCGCTCGGCGGCGGGGGGTTCGTCTTCGCCTTCGACGCGGCCGACCTGACCGAGAACATCGACCAGGAGCTGGCCATCGGGGGCGTCATCGGATGCGACCCGGCCGAGACGGTCGCGAACATCCGCCGGCTGAAGGCCATCGCCGTCTCGGAGAGCCTGCAACTGGTGCCGGGCCACGACCCAGATGTCTGGCCGCGGCTCACAGAGGACCTGAGCGTGGCCGGCGGGGGGCCTCGGGGATCATGA
- a CDS encoding urease subunit gamma has product MRLSPHEQERLLVHVAAMVARDRRARGVRLNHPEAVAILTSFVLEGARDGRRVADLASAARGVLTRGEVMDGIAEMLPELHVEATFPDGTKLVAVHQPIP; this is encoded by the coding sequence ATGAGGCTCAGCCCCCACGAACAGGAGCGCCTGCTCGTCCATGTGGCCGCCATGGTGGCGCGCGACCGGCGCGCCCGAGGCGTCCGCCTGAACCATCCCGAGGCTGTAGCGATCCTCACATCGTTCGTCCTCGAGGGGGCGCGAGACGGTCGGCGCGTGGCGGACCTGGCCTCGGCAGCCCGCGGCGTGCTCACCCGGGGCGAGGTCATGGACGGGATCGCGGAGATGCTTCCCGAGCTCCACGTCGAGGCCACATTTCCCGACGGCACGAAGCTCGTGGCCGTCCACCAGCCGATCCCTTGA
- a CDS encoding urease subunit beta, with translation MSLSPHPDEAAPIVPGEVLFADGPVNVASTTPIQIPVTNLGDRAVQVGSHYHFAEANTALSFDRDAARGMRLGIPAGTAVRFEPNIERIVDLVPLAGGRIVQGLRGLVAGPLDGP, from the coding sequence TTGAGCCTCTCGCCCCACCCCGACGAGGCGGCGCCGATCGTGCCGGGCGAGGTCCTCTTCGCGGACGGCCCGGTCAACGTCGCCAGCACAACGCCGATCCAGATACCGGTGACCAACCTCGGCGACCGCGCCGTCCAGGTCGGGTCGCACTACCACTTCGCCGAGGCCAACACGGCGTTGTCCTTCGACCGCGACGCGGCCCGTGGCATGCGTCTCGGCATTCCGGCAGGCACGGCCGTTCGTTTCGAGCCGAACATCGAGCGGATAGTTGACCTCGTCCCTCTCGCCGGCGGCCGCATCGTGCAGGGACTGCGGGGGCTCGTCGCCGGGCCGCTCGACGGCCCATGA
- a CDS encoding urease subunit alpha, whose translation MTSLARDRYHALYGPSTGDRIRLADTDLLIEVTEDLSGPGDEAVFGGGKVVRESMGQSIACRAEGTPDLVITGAVVLDHWGVVKADVGVRDGRIVALGKAGNPDIMSGVHPDLVIGPSTEVLSGNGKILTAGAVDCHVHFICPQIIDEALGAGVTTLIGGGTGPAEGSRATTVTPGAWHLERMLQALDPYPVNVALLGKGNTVSEEALWEQLRAGASGFKLHEDWGSTPAAIDACLRVADAAEVQVALHADTTNEAGFVEDTLSAIAGRTIHAYHTEGAGGGHAPDILAVASFPNVLPSSTNPTMPHTVNTVDEHLDMLMVCHHLNPRVPEDLAFAESRIRATTIAAEDVLHDMGAISMLGSDSQAMGRIGEVVIRTWQTAHTMKHRRGPLAGDGGADNLRARRYVAKITTCPAAAHGLDHEIGSVEEGKLADLVLWDPAFFGVRPHVVLKGGMIAWAAMGDANASIPSPQPVLPRPMFGASPPVAGASSVAFVAPAALENGVAERLCLDRRVVPVRDVRKLTKSDLRLNAALPSIEIDPDSFAVRIDGDEVEPSPAESLPMAQRYFLF comes from the coding sequence ATGACGTCCCTGGCCCGCGACCGCTACCACGCGCTTTACGGCCCAAGCACCGGCGACCGCATCCGGCTGGCCGACACTGACCTGCTAATCGAGGTCACCGAGGATCTCTCGGGCCCGGGAGACGAGGCGGTGTTCGGTGGGGGCAAGGTGGTGCGGGAGTCGATGGGCCAATCGATCGCTTGCCGCGCCGAGGGCACCCCGGACCTGGTCATCACCGGGGCGGTGGTCCTCGACCACTGGGGCGTGGTGAAGGCCGATGTGGGCGTTCGGGACGGGCGCATCGTGGCGCTGGGCAAGGCCGGGAACCCCGACATCATGTCCGGCGTGCACCCCGACCTCGTGATCGGGCCGTCCACCGAGGTCCTGTCGGGGAACGGCAAGATCCTCACCGCTGGCGCTGTCGACTGCCACGTGCACTTCATCTGCCCTCAGATCATCGATGAGGCGCTCGGCGCCGGGGTCACCACCCTGATCGGAGGCGGCACCGGTCCGGCCGAGGGGTCGCGCGCCACCACCGTGACGCCCGGTGCCTGGCACCTGGAGCGGATGCTGCAAGCCCTCGATCCGTACCCGGTGAACGTGGCGCTCCTCGGCAAGGGGAACACCGTGTCCGAGGAAGCTCTGTGGGAGCAGCTGCGCGCCGGGGCGTCCGGCTTCAAGCTGCACGAGGACTGGGGATCCACGCCGGCAGCCATCGACGCGTGCCTGCGGGTGGCCGACGCAGCTGAGGTCCAGGTCGCGCTGCACGCCGACACGACCAACGAAGCCGGGTTCGTGGAGGACACGCTGTCGGCGATCGCCGGGAGAACGATCCACGCCTATCACACGGAGGGGGCCGGTGGCGGTCATGCTCCCGACATCCTGGCGGTGGCCTCGTTCCCCAATGTCCTCCCGTCGTCGACGAACCCGACAATGCCGCACACCGTGAACACGGTCGACGAGCATTTGGACATGCTCATGGTGTGTCATCACCTGAACCCCCGCGTCCCCGAGGACCTCGCCTTCGCCGAGAGCCGCATAAGGGCGACGACGATCGCGGCGGAGGACGTCCTGCACGACATGGGGGCCATCTCGATGCTGGGATCCGATTCCCAGGCCATGGGCCGGATCGGCGAGGTCGTCATCCGGACCTGGCAGACGGCCCACACGATGAAGCACCGGCGGGGCCCGTTGGCCGGAGACGGGGGGGCGGACAACCTGCGGGCCCGACGCTATGTCGCCAAGATCACCACGTGCCCGGCAGCAGCCCACGGGCTCGACCACGAGATCGGCTCGGTCGAGGAGGGCAAGCTGGCCGACCTGGTGCTCTGGGACCCGGCCTTCTTCGGCGTGCGCCCCCATGTGGTGTTGAAAGGGGGGATGATCGCCTGGGCGGCGATGGGCGACGCCAACGCCTCCATCCCCAGTCCTCAGCCTGTGCTACCACGCCCGATGTTCGGTGCTTCGCCGCCCGTCGCGGGCGCGTCGAGCGTGGCCTTCGTGGCTCCGGCGGCGCTCGAGAACGGCGTCGCCGAGCGCCTCTGCCTCGATCGCCGTGTCGTCCCCGTTCGGGACGTCCGCAAGCTGACGAAATCGGACCTCCGGCTGAACGCGGCGCTGCCGTCCATCGAGATCGACCCGGACTCGTTCGCCGTACGGATCGACGGCGACGAGGTGGAGCCATCCCCGGCCGAGTCACTGCCGATGGCGCAGCGCTACTTCCTCTTCTGA